CAGGGCAAGGGCGGAAAACGTGGAGAACGCGGAAAACGCCTTACTGCGGTAACTCATGGTCCGCGTTTCGGCCGGCACGGCCACGAGTTGCTAGCGAAGATCGTCCCCGTCGATGACAAAGGGCCGAACCGCACAAATCGCCGCGCGGCCGGCTCACGGCCGACCGCGCGAAAGCGTCGCCTGGAGGGCGGCTCAGGCGCCTGTGTCGTTGTTGTTCACCGCGCCAATCTTGTTCACGTTGAAGCTGAAGCTTCCCTTGTTGGCACTCACCGTCACCTTGATGGTGTCTTCGTCGACGCGGTCGAAAGACAGCGCCAAACTCTTACCCTTGGGCGTCACCAAGGTGTAGCTGCCAGCCTGAGGCACCGGGTCGACCCAACGCATTTGCACGCCGTCGATGGCCAGATCCCACTCACCGCGGGGCGTCTTCCAATTGCGCGAGCCATCCACCTGGATGCCCTCGAGTATTCCGCCATCGAGCACGGACTGAGTGCGATCCCCACTACCGACAACGGTGTATTGGTCGGAATTGCGGGTCCAAGTTGCAGTGTGCTGTACGCGTCGACTCTTGGCTTGGAGGTCCCAGGTCACGTCGGCAGATCCATCCAGAGTGACCTTGCCGTTGGAAAACGCGGTCCACTCGTGGTGGACCTCCACTTGCGCGTTGTCGTTGGCGTTGACCGAGATCGAATGTGAGCCCTCGAAAGTATGACCCTTGTAGGTGCAGTTGCCGGGCAGCGCGCCGTACACGATGGTCAATGTCGCCTTGTCCAAGGTGATCTGCGCACAGGGCAACTGTGTCGAGACGAAGGTCTTGATCTCCTGCGCCGCGTTCTCTACGGCCTGCCCGATGGTGAAGCTGGTACTGATCTCCACGCTCGCGCTCGTGAGGTTCTCGGCCTGAGACGCCAAGCTCGCTTCCTGCACGGCTTCGCTCGCCTCCGCCAACGTGAGCCGTTCGTCATCGGTCTTGTCCTTGGGACAGCCGACCAAGACAGCGGGCAGGATCAGAGCGGGCAGCAGGCGCAGTACTTTCATTTCGAACCTCCGTCGATCCGTCATTGCAGCGGGCGTGCCGGGGCGTGTCAAGGCGACACCGGGCGGCTCTCCGCCAGAAATGCCGAGAATTTCGCGGAGTGCGCGGCAGACGCACACACTGTGGCCGAAGGACCGTGCACGGCAGGTTACGGCGGAAGTGAACCTCGCGCTTCACGCCCCGCGCGGATCAGTGGGGTGTCAGGTAGGCGCAGGTAGGTGCCGAAGTGCAGCAATGGGCCGCCGTCGGACCTGCAACGGTGCCTCCGCGCAGGCCAGGTCGTGCGGGTCGGGGCCCGCGTCGGCTACTCCTTCTTGGCGTCGCCGCGGGCGAAGATACTGGCCACGTAGTTGAGCACGTCCGTGGCGCTCACTTCGTTGTAGCCGAAGTAGCGCATCAGGCGGCTCTTGATGATGTCGATCTTCTCCTGGGTCTCCTTGTCCACGACACTGGAGACCAGGGTCTTGAGCTTGATGCTGTCCTTCTGATCCTCGAACAGCTTCAGCTCCAGCGCGCGACGCAGCCGGTCGTTCGCCTGCCAGTCGAACTTCTTGCCTTCGACGGCGCGAGCCCCGATGTAGTTCATGATCTCACGACGGAAGTCGTCCTTGCGATTCTCGGGGATGTCGATCTTCTCCTCGATAGACCGCATCAGGCGCTCATCGGGCTCTTCGTCCTGACCCGTGTACTTGTTCTTGACCTTCTCCTTGAGGGTGTAGGCCTTGATGTTGTCGATGTAGTTCGCAGCGACCTTGTTGAGCGCTTCGTCGTCGGCGCTGATGGCACGCTGCACCTCGTTCTTGACGATCTCTTCGTACTCGCGCTTCACCACGCCAATCAGATCGCGGTAGCGCTTGCGCTGCTCGTCGTTGGTGATGAGGGAGTGGTGGGTCAGCCCCTTCTCCAGCTCGTTCAGCACCATGAAGGGGTTGATCGTGCCCTCCCCGGCGTCACTGACCAGGGCATTGCTGATCTTGTCCTGCACGTAGCGGGGGCTGACGCCCTCCATCCCTTCGCGCTTGGACTCCTTGCGCAACTCCTTGACGGTGTCCTGGGTGTACCCAGGCAGGACCTTGCCGTCGTAGAGCTTCATCTTCTGAATCAGCTGCAGGTTGTGCTTCTTTGGCTCCTCGAGCCGCGACAGCACCGCCCACATCGCGGCAACTTCGAGGGTGTGAGGCGCGATGTGCTTGCCCTTGACGCGCAACTGACTGAAGTCCTTCTCGTAGATCTTGATCTCGTCCGACAGCTTGGTGATGTACGGAATGTCGATCTTGATCGTGCGGTCGCGAAGGGCCTCCATGAACTCGTTGTTCAGCAGGCGCTTGTATTCCGCCTCGTTCGTGTGACCGATGATCAGCTCGTCGATGTCCGTCTGAGCGAACTTCTTGGGCTTGATCTTGTGCTCCTGCGAAGCGCCTAGCAGGTCGTACAAGAAGGCGACGTCCAGCTTCAGCACCTCGACGAACTCGATGATGCCGCGATTGGCGACGTTGAATTCGCCATCGAAGTTGAAGGCACGCGGATCCGAGTCCGAGCCATACTCCGCGATCTTGCGATAGTTGATGTCGCCAGTCAGCTCCGTGGAGTCCTGGTTCTTCTCGTCTTTGGGCTGGAAAGTGCCGATGCCCACGCGATCCTTCTCGGACAGCAGGAGGCGGTGCACGCGCACGTGGTGCTCCACCACTTTGCCCCAGTCGCCGTGGTAGCGCTGCATCAGGTTGCGGAAGATGAAGCGGCTTGCGGGGTCGAGCTCCCCACTCACTCGCACCTTGTAGTTCTCGTTGGAAAGGCCGAGCTTCTCGATGGCGGTCTCGCGCCAATCCGCAGGAATCAGCTTGAGCGGCTCCTCGTTCATGGGCGAGTCGAAGATGTCCGCGTCACCGCTGGCGAGCCCGGTGTTGGCTAGATTCACCCACTGGAAGGTGTAGAGGGCCCCTTCAGGCGACGCGCAGTAGCGCTCCAGACCCTTCTTCAACAAGCGCGCAATGGTGGACTTGCTGGAACCCACTGGGCCGTGTAGCAGGATGACGCGCTTTTCGGGACCATATGCTTCCGCAGCGGCCTTCAGCACGTTCATCAGACGCATCAACGGAATGTCCAAGCCGAAGATTGCGTCCTTGCCGTTGTCGAGTTCGTCGCGGAAGAAGTTGAAGCGCACGAGCTTCTTCTTGTTGTCGATGTACTCCTCGGTGCCGTAGGAGATCACCATGTCGTACACGCGCTGGAACGCATTGCGCGTGACCTGGGGGCGCTGCCGAATGATGGTCAGGTACTCCTCGAAGCTCCCCTCCCAGGACAGATCTCGGTAGCGTTCGTAGTCCTGCATCGCCGCGATGGTGGCGAGCATGCCGCGAGCGTTCTCCTTCTTGCCGTGGTCACTGGGAGTCGCAAAATCGCTGTCGCTCATGATCTTCCTTCTGTCGAGGTCTGTCAGGATATCAGGCTATCTGCCGCGGGGCATTCAGGGACTGGAAAACGCCGCCAGCGCTTCGAACACGCGATTCTGCGCGGGTTTTGCGTTGCCAGAGGAGGACTTCACGCCGCGAGAGCAGTAAGCCCCAATCGCGGCCGGTGAGGGCGGATTCTGAGCTGCCCCGGCAGCCAGCTCGCAGTCGGCCTGGGGACCGTCGTTGAGCTGGCCGGCGATGACCATGGGGAAGCGCTCTCGGCGAACGGAAAGCGCCTTGAAGAAGGCCTCGAAGAACGCTTCTTGCTTGGCGTCGCTACCTCCGGCGGCCGCGGAAGAAGGCAACGCAACTTCCTGCAACACGATAGCCGGCACGGCCGCGGCCTCTGCCGACAACGCAGTGTACAGTGCGTCGAGATCTGCCAGGGGATTGCTCTGCGGGTCGAGGGCGAACTCGTCGTCGAGGGGCACGTAGTGGAGGACCACCACATCGCCAGCTGCCGCGAGATCTCGCACCTCGGGCGACGCAGGATTGATCAGGGCGCGACGATTGAATCCGATACCAAGGCGGAGCTTGTTAGGTGCTTTGGGATGCTGATGCGCGTAGTCGAACACGTGGCGCACGAAGGCCACGAAGGCCGAGCGCTGGGCCGGGGGCGCCACCGCGAGATATCGGTCGACCTCGAGACCAAGGGAGAGGACCGTCAGCTCGTCGCCGAAGGTGTCGAACGCACGGTCGACGAGGGCTTCGCCGGCCTTGGTGAGGGCGGGGCTGTCCCAGGCGCCGTTGATACCCGTGGGGCGAACGGCTTCAGTGCGATCGATGACAGCCAGACACGCGATCACTTCCGCGCCTGCGGAGCGGTATGCGCTCGCGCGCACGTCGACGTCGTTCCACGTGGCGATGGAAGGCGTGGCGCCATCGAACAGATCGGACCAACGCGAACGCAGCATCCCGACGCGAGCTCCGGCCGAGAGCACAGCCAAGTCCGCCGTGAGCGCGTCGCCAGGCGCAGGCCCCGCTTCCCCACTCGCGGGAGTTGCCCATATCCCGACGCGCACGGGAGCCAGGGGCGCATCAGGGTCCGCGTCACTGCTCGCGTCACCGGTGCCCGTGTCCAGTGAAGCGCCGTCCGGGAGAACGACGTCGGCATCTTTGGCGTCACCGCCGGCATCCGTTCGAGGCCCAGACGTCACCTCCGGAGGGTCGGAGGAGCCGCAGGCCGGTCCAAGGGCGACTGGCAAGAGTGACAGGCACAAGCTCGCGAGGAAGCGACGCACCTGCCGAGGATAGGACAACTTCCACCGTATGCCCGCACGGGGGTGTTTCAGCTGAAAAATTTGCGGATTCCTCCCCCTTTCCCAGGTCAGCAATCCGTGACGATCTCGTGACCGGACGCCAGTGCAATGCCATCCAGCGCCCGCGGAGCGCTAGAGTCCACTCTCGAGACGGCTCACCATGACTACTGCCACTTCCGACCCCACACCCGCGAGCACCGCGGCACCCTCGCGTTCACAAAACGGCAAGGCCCTCGTCGAGCCGTCCCTCTACATCAATCGCGAACTTTCTTGGCTCGAGTTCAACGCCAGGGTGGTGGCGGAAGCGGGCGACGAGAGCGTCCCGCTCTACGAACGCCTCAAGTTCCTGGCCATCTTTGCCAGCAATCTGGACGAGTTCTTCATGGTGCGCGTCGCTGGACTTCAAGCTCAGCAGCATGGCGAAGTGGAAGAGGTACCTCCCGACGGCCTGACCGCTGAAGAGCAACTCGCAGCCATCTCACAACGAGTCCACGAGTTGATGGACGAGTCCTATGGCATTTGGAACCGCTCGGTGCTGCCCGGCCTGCGTGAAGCGGGCATTGCGCTGGTGAAACCAGAGGAACTGGCCTCCGACGACTTAGCCGCCCTGGACGAGCACTTCCAACGCGACATCTTCCCGGTGCTCACGCCGATCGCCATCGATCCCGTGCATCCGTTTCCGCACGTACGCAACAAGAGCATCAACGTGGGATTCCTCTTCGCCAACACCGCACCGGATAGCGAGCCCGCCTTCGGCGTGGTGCAGGTTCCGACCAGTCTGCCGCGGTTGATTCGTGTGCCTTTGGCGAATACGCGCCGCGCCTTCGTGGCTTTGGAAGATCTGATCTTGCGCCACAAGGCCGCGATCTTTCCGCAGATGGCGGTGACGGGCAGCTACGCCTTTCGCGTGACGCGCAACTTCGACATCGAGCTGGATGAAGACGAAGCAGAAGATTTGCTGCTTTCACTGCAAGCCGAACTGCGGCGGCGGGAGCGCGGGAATGCCGTTCGACTCTCCGTGAGTGGAGATGCGCCGGCAAACTCCATCGCAAAGTTGTGCCACGAACTCGACCTGCACCCCGAGCTGGATGTCTACCGGGTCGAGGGTCCCCTGTTTCTCGGAGACATGCCGGAACTGGTGTCCGGGGACGACCGCAAGAAGCTGCGCGACGAGCCCTACTCACCAGTCTACGTACCACCACTGCGCGACTCCGATGACTTCTTCGAGACCATTCGGGATCGAGACATTCTGCTCCACCACCCCTACGAGTCCTTCGAAGCGGTGATCGACTTCTTGTCGCAGGCCGCCGAGGACCCCAACGTGCTGGCGATCAAGCAAACCCTGTATCGCACTGGTGGCGAGTCGCCCTTGGTTCGCGCACTTCAGCGCGCTGCCGAGCAGGGCAAGCAGGTGACCGCCGTGGTGGAACTGAAGGCTCGTTTCGACGAAGCCAGCAACATCAATTGGGCGCGCGCGCTCGAGCGCTCCGGGGTGAACGTGATGTACGGCCTCTTGGGGCTGAAGACTCACGCGAAGGTTCTGCTCGTGGTTCGTAAAGAGAAGACGGGGCTGCGTCGCTACGTGCACCTGGCCACGGGCAACTACAATCAGCAAACCGCACGTCTGTACACGGACGTGTCGTTGTTCACTGCGCGGGAGGAGATCGGCGAGGACGCGACCGCGCTCTTCAATCTACTCACGGGCTACAGCGCGCCTGCGCGCTGGAACCGGCTCATCGTTGCGCCCCTCGGGCTCCACGAGGCCATCCTGGGGCTGATTCGGCGCGAGGCTGCCCACGCGCAGGCGGGACGTCCCGCTCGGATCGTGGCCAAGATGAACTCCATCGTGGACGCAGATGTGGTCGGCGCCCTCTACGCGGCGTCCCAAGCGGGCGTAAAGGTGGATCTACTGGTGCGCGGGATCTGCTGCTTGCGTCCCGGGCTGCCCGGAGTGAGCGAGAACATCCGAGTCCACGCCGTGATCGATCGATTCCTCGAACACTCGCGGATCTTCGACTTCGAGAACGGTGGCGAGCCCGAGGTCTTCTTTTCGAGCGCGGACTGGATGCCTCGCAACTTCCGCAGGCGGGTAGAGCTGATGTTTCCGATTCTCGATCCAGAACTCAAGACGCGTGTGCGTGACGAAATCCTCGCGACGATGGCGGCGGACACTCGCAAGGGCTGGTTTCTGGATTCTTCAGGCCGCTACGTCCGAGCCACGAGCGAGGGCGAGCCGCAGCGAAGTCAGGCCAGGTTCATGGAGTTGGCGCGGGACCGCGCGCGCGAGCCGGAGCACGCGCTGGCACGTCAAATGATGGCGGCGCCGCGTCCCGACGCGGCACTCGAGAAACTACGGCGCAAAGGCAAAAAGAAGAAGCGACGCGACGGCCGCGCACGCCGCTCGTCGGACTAGCGCGATCGGGGTGACGAGATCAGGGTGCGCTGGGCGTCAGATCGATGGGATTGGTGGGGGCGCCGCGGTGGAGTCCGCCGTCACCTACCCAGTAGGTGTAGCGAAGCTCAGGGGCGCCATCGAGATACACGTCCACGCGCAAGGTCACGCCGGGTTCGGTCTGCACGCGGAAAGCATCGACACCGTAGCTGTTGTCGTTCACCATGCGAACCGCATTGGAGGCCTCCCAGTCCAGGTAGTCTCCACTCTCGAGCTGGTCCTCGGAAAAGCTCAGCAACTGCTCGCTCGTGTCCGTCGACACGATGATGTCGAAGGTACAGGGAAGATCCGATACTTCGGTGTCACAGGTGGTCGTCACGGTCCATTCGCCACCTTGCGCGTACTCGACGAACACCCCTACGCCCTTGCCGGGCTCGATTCCGCCGAGGGTTGCTCCGGTATCGATGACGGACTGGGCGATGTCCGACTTGCCCGGAACACTCGGAGAGGGATCCGAGTGCTCACCGCGCTGATCTTGGTAGTAGCAGCCGCTGGCGAGGACCGCGAAGCATAAGGGCAAAAGCGCTCGTGACACGGTTGGCTTGCTCGGCACTGGGTTCATCGGCTCACCTCATCGCCCCCGCGAACGACCGCGAGAGGGTGTGCCCCGGGACCGCGACGGTGTGGAGGGGCGATAGGGTTGTACCCCGCGCGAGGGCGCTTGGCGAATCGTCGGGCTCGAAGGCCGGGACGAACTGCGGAAACTCGGCGTGCTGCGCGACGAGGATGAACTCGGGGCGCGTGAGGGAGCACGGTAGGTCCTCGGTGCTGAAGGCTGCGGCGGTGCGCTGCGGGTGTTCGGGGCCGGCGCGCTGCGATAGCTCGGTGTCGGGCGCGTTCCAAACGAGGGGGGCGCAGAGCGCGGGCCGGGCGAATTACTCGTGCCCAGACTCTTCGTCCGATCCAAGCGCGGCGAGGGTGCAATACCTTGGCTCTTGCTGCGTGGAGGTCGCGTCGCGGTCGGGCGGGTACCCGGCTGCAACCGTCGTGCAGAGGCGCCCGAGGGTTTCGACGCGGCGACTGCCTTGGGGTTCGCAGCGACGCGCTTGCTCGGAAGCGCGCGCGCAGGAATGCGAGCACGCGAAGGGCTTGGCCCGACGTACGCGGCACGACCTGGTGCGTGGTACTTGTGCGTGTGAGAGCCCAGGTAGTGCACGTGGTGATGGTCGTGCACGATGTGACTGTGCAGGTGATAGGAGTACATGTAGTGGCTGGGGCAAAAGACCCATGCCGTGTACAGACCGAAGCCCACGCCCACCGCATAGCCGTTCATCCAGATGTAGTCCGGAGGCATGGGCGCCCAGCCGACGTAGTACACGCCCGGGTCGGGAACGCGCCACACCACCCACGCATGTGCGTACTGGCGACCTGGGATCCAAGCCCAACCCACGGAGCGAATCCAAACCCAGCGTCCGTAGTGGAACACGACCCACCCGAAGGGATAGTCGCTGACCCAAATCCACTCGCCGTCGTCCGCTTGGGCCCAATGGCCGTTGGTCACGTAGGGCTTGAAGTCTTTGCCCACCGACTTGGGATGCGGCACCCAAACGGTGCCGTAGGTGGGGTCGTCCCGCCAGTAGCCGTAGGGCTCGAGGTCCTTGTTGAAGTCCGTCAACGCGCTGGGGTCGCGGTCCGAGTAGCTCGCAGCGCTGTCCTGATTCAGCGTGGCATCGGCTTCCGCGTCGCCAGTGGCGTCCTCGGTTTCCACGGGGGTCGGCCCCTCCGCCGGAGCGTCTTCCCACGCAGCCTGAGCACGTGCGAGCGCAGGCGCGCACCACAGCCCCAAGACGAGGAGCCAAAGCCGGAAGGTGGGGTTCATGGTTTCAATCATGCGATCCGAGAGCAGCAGGAGCAACTGGCGTGCCCAATCCTTGGACGGACGGCGAATGCCTCCAATTCGGCAGAAAATCCGGCCAGTTTCCTGGAATTCCGCCTCGGCGGGAGTTCGCGCAGGATTTCCGTCGTGAACGGTTGGCGTCGCGCTTCGACAACAGCGTTCCCTTCTCCTGGCCAGCGCGTCCGCCAGATTGACTATGCTCAGGTCATGCTCGCCTTCGACGACGCGCTCGCCAAGGTACTCTCCAGCGCACGGCAGGTAGGTACGGAGCGCGTCGAGCTCGGTCGAGCGAGCGGTCGCGTGTTGCGCCAGGAGTTGCGCGCGGGCCAGCCCATCCCGGCGTTCGACTACAGCGCGATGGACGGGTACGCCGTCCGGGTCGCAGACTTTGCGGGCGCAGGCCCCTGGAAGCTTCCCGTGCGGGGTGAGAGCCAGACCGGACACATCGCGCCGGAACTCGTCGCGGCCAGTGCCTGTCGCATCTTCACCGGCGCGGCACTGCCCGA
The nucleotide sequence above comes from Polyangiaceae bacterium. Encoded proteins:
- the ppk1 gene encoding polyphosphate kinase 1: MTTATSDPTPASTAAPSRSQNGKALVEPSLYINRELSWLEFNARVVAEAGDESVPLYERLKFLAIFASNLDEFFMVRVAGLQAQQHGEVEEVPPDGLTAEEQLAAISQRVHELMDESYGIWNRSVLPGLREAGIALVKPEELASDDLAALDEHFQRDIFPVLTPIAIDPVHPFPHVRNKSINVGFLFANTAPDSEPAFGVVQVPTSLPRLIRVPLANTRRAFVALEDLILRHKAAIFPQMAVTGSYAFRVTRNFDIELDEDEAEDLLLSLQAELRRRERGNAVRLSVSGDAPANSIAKLCHELDLHPELDVYRVEGPLFLGDMPELVSGDDRKKLRDEPYSPVYVPPLRDSDDFFETIRDRDILLHHPYESFEAVIDFLSQAAEDPNVLAIKQTLYRTGGESPLVRALQRAAEQGKQVTAVVELKARFDEASNINWARALERSGVNVMYGLLGLKTHAKVLLVVRKEKTGLRRYVHLATGNYNQQTARLYTDVSLFTAREEIGEDATALFNLLTGYSAPARWNRLIVAPLGLHEAILGLIRREAAHAQAGRPARIVAKMNSIVDADVVGALYAASQAGVKVDLLVRGICCLRPGLPGVSENIRVHAVIDRFLEHSRIFDFENGGEPEVFFSSADWMPRNFRRRVELMFPILDPELKTRVRDEILATMAADTRKGWFLDSSGRYVRATSEGEPQRSQARFMELARDRAREPEHALARQMMAAPRPDAALEKLRRKGKKKKRRDGRARRSSD
- a CDS encoding DUF6600 domain-containing protein, encoding MNPTFRLWLLVLGLWCAPALARAQAAWEDAPAEGPTPVETEDATGDAEADATLNQDSAASYSDRDPSALTDFNKDLEPYGYWRDDPTYGTVWVPHPKSVGKDFKPYVTNGHWAQADDGEWIWVSDYPFGWVVFHYGRWVWIRSVGWAWIPGRQYAHAWVVWRVPDPGVYYVGWAPMPPDYIWMNGYAVGVGFGLYTAWVFCPSHYMYSYHLHSHIVHDHHHVHYLGSHTHKYHAPGRAAYVGPSPSRARIPARALPSKRVAANPKAVAASKPSGASARRLQPGTRPTATRPPRSKSQGIAPSPRLDRTKSLGTSNSPGPRSAPPSFGTRPTPSYRSAPAPNTRSAPPQPSAPRTYRAPSRAPSSSSSRSTPSFRSSSRPSSPTIRQAPSRGVQPYRPSTPSRSRGTPSRGRSRGR
- a CDS encoding serine protein kinase; its protein translation is MSDSDFATPSDHGKKENARGMLATIAAMQDYERYRDLSWEGSFEEYLTIIRQRPQVTRNAFQRVYDMVISYGTEEYIDNKKKLVRFNFFRDELDNGKDAIFGLDIPLMRLMNVLKAAAEAYGPEKRVILLHGPVGSSKSTIARLLKKGLERYCASPEGALYTFQWVNLANTGLASGDADIFDSPMNEEPLKLIPADWRETAIEKLGLSNENYKVRVSGELDPASRFIFRNLMQRYHGDWGKVVEHHVRVHRLLLSEKDRVGIGTFQPKDEKNQDSTELTGDINYRKIAEYGSDSDPRAFNFDGEFNVANRGIIEFVEVLKLDVAFLYDLLGASQEHKIKPKKFAQTDIDELIIGHTNEAEYKRLLNNEFMEALRDRTIKIDIPYITKLSDEIKIYEKDFSQLRVKGKHIAPHTLEVAAMWAVLSRLEEPKKHNLQLIQKMKLYDGKVLPGYTQDTVKELRKESKREGMEGVSPRYVQDKISNALVSDAGEGTINPFMVLNELEKGLTHHSLITNDEQRKRYRDLIGVVKREYEEIVKNEVQRAISADDEALNKVAANYIDNIKAYTLKEKVKNKYTGQDEEPDERLMRSIEEKIDIPENRKDDFRREIMNYIGARAVEGKKFDWQANDRLRRALELKLFEDQKDSIKLKTLVSSVVDKETQEKIDIIKSRLMRYFGYNEVSATDVLNYVASIFARGDAKKE